Within Methanobacterium spitsbergense, the genomic segment GGAGTACGGTACGATGTTGATGGTTCTAAAATGAATCCTTTAAGCCACGGTATTGGTGTATTGGTCAAAGTTCTCCAGGATATAGAATTCAATAGACCCCTTTATTATTTCACATTACCCGGAGTTATTATGATAGCTATAGGTTTAATATCCGGTTTAATATTCTTTGGATCTTATCTCGATCATAGAAGCAGTAGTCTTGCACCAACAACATTAGCTGCATTGTTAACAATAGCTGGAACATTTATAGCATTTACTGGAATAATACTCCATTCAATTAGCAGGATGATTGAAAGAGTATTGGATAATTAAATTATGATTTTCTTATTAATAACATCATACTCTATTTTAAACCAATTCATTAAATTAAATACAAAAGCCAACTCCACATAAAGGTATTTAAATGAATATTTTATTTTTTAAATTGACAAATTTAAATTTTTATGTATCTTGAATATGCATGAAAAATCTTAAATTTCTAAAATATATTGATACTTATTCACATACATTAATCTTCTTATAACTTATTTATGAATAATTTATATCTTGATTATAATTATAAATAATAATATAAATTTTTTTTGCTTTCACAAATATTATAAATCTTATAATTAGTATTAAACCAAATTATAAATCTTAATTTTATAAATAGTTCATTATTAATTTTATAACAATTAGAAAATTGTTAGGTAATCTATATAAAGAATTTAAGGTTAATAAACAGCTTTTAATTAATTTACTTTAAATTTAATATAAATATTTGTGAATTTTATCACATTGAATTCAATAAATTTATTAAATTCTGAAGTCAATATTATAATATAAACAACTTTATGAAAAAAGTGAAATTTTATTTACCCCTTTTCGTTGTTTTATTTTAAATTTTTATTAATATAATTGGAGGTGAAAACGTGCAAAAAAAACATACAATAAAAAGCCAAAAACTTATTTTTACGCTTGTATTTACACTTATATTATTAGTGGTGGCTATGGGTGCTGTTTCTGCAGCAGATAACCCATCAGATAACCAAACTTCAATAAGTGTAAATCATGCTATACATACAGAAACTTCAACTTATCAAAACAAAAGCAATAAAGATCTATCAAACTCAACAAAATCAGCAAATAAAAATGTAAAAGATCCTCAAATATGGAACAATGGAGTTCCTGTATCTCGAGGAGGACAACCTGCAGGATATAACTGGGGAACAATACAAAACGCGATAAATAATGCACTTCCGGGCGATACTATAATGCTGGAAAATGGAGTGACATTTAGTGGATCAGGTAATACTCAAATTAGTCTAACAAAAAACTTGAACTTTGATGTTTTAGATGGAGGTACAGCTACTATTGACGGTAGCGGTAGTAGATGGGGTTTTATAGTTCATAGCGGCATTACAGCCACTTTCAACAATATCATATTCCAAAACATGTTCTATATCCTTAGTGGTGGAGCATTAGAAAATGATGGTGGAACACTTACTGTTAACAACTGTATCGTGAAAGACAATCAGGCAATAATAGATGGTGGAGCTATCTATAATCATAACAATGGTAACCTGAATGTGAATTACTGTTCAATATATAACAACCGGGCAGGTGCCGGTTCAGGTATATATACTACAGGTTCAGGCACAGTTAACATAGCAAACAACCAAATCTACAGCAACAATAATGGAGATGGTACTGGAATATGTGTTAATAGTGGAAACCCTAATATCATAGGTAACAACATCTACAGCAACTATTGGAGAGGTATCTACATCCTTAGTGGAAATGCTGCTATTTCAAACAATAACATCCACAACAACGGCCACGCTACTCGTAGCGGAGATGGTATCCATATTGATGGTGGTAATCCAGTAATTACTGGTAACAACATCAGAAACAATGCAGAAGACGGAATCCATGCAGATCTATTTACAGGAAGTTCAAGTAACCCACTTCAGATCCATTACAACAGCATAGTGGATAATGGAGAATGGGGATTACATGTAATGAACGGAGTCTATGTAAACGCAATCCACAATTGGTGGGGAACCAATGCTCCCAATTATATACGCCAACTCCTTGATCCTTCACACCCTCGTGACATATTCGAACAACGTTTAAGTTTCAGTAGCCAACGTGTTACATGGAATCCATATTTATACCTTAGAATTATGGCAAATACTCCCATATACAACGGAGATACTTCAACTGTCACAGCTTACCTTACAACAGACAACAATAATAACATAGCACCCGGAACTGTTCCAGATGGGACTACAGTAAATATCAGCTTGACTGATGGACCTTATGGAAGCCTTACACTACCATTAACACGAACTACAACTGAAGGTATAGCCACTATACTTTTCACAGCCAACGATCCAAATGCACCACATACACAAACTGTTATGGCAACAGTTGATCATCAATCAGTTACTACTGGAATTTTAATTAATCCTAAAGCACATGTGACCATGACAAAAACAAATAATGGTCCTGTATATGTTGGACAAACCGGTACATTTACAGTAACAATAAGTAATAACGGTCCCAATGATGCTACAGACGTAACAGTCACTGACCCATTTATAACAGGATTTACATACACCCCCTCAATCGGAACATATGACCCTGGAACAGGAATATGGACCATAGGAACATTAGCAAATGGTGCATCAGCAACATTAACCATTACTAAAAACCCAATGGCACCAGGCGATGTAGGAACAATACCCAACACCGCAACAGAAACACAAACAACCTTCAACCCAACACCAATAACACCACAAACATCAAATCTAATCATAAACCCAGTAGCACATGTTACTATGACAAAAACTGGCAATGGACCATTAAACGTTGGTCAGACAGGTATATTCACCATTAATATATACAACAATGGACCTAACGATGCTGAAAATATTCAAGTAACCGATCCAGTGCCTTCTGGTTTCGTTTTAGGTAGTTATTCAATTGGAACTTATGTTGGTAATGTATGGACTATTCCATTACTTGCTAATGGAGCATCTGCAACTTTAACATTTAATAGAGTTATGACATCTGATGATGCAGGTACAACCAAAACCAATACAGCAACTGAAACACAAACAACCTACAACCCAACACCAATAACACCACAAACCGCTACAATATATATAAACAACGCCGTACTATCCATCATTAAAACTGCTGATAAAGAAAGTTATAATGTTGGAAATTCAGCTATTTACAACATCGACGTAAAAAATAACGGCCCGGACACAGCTACAAATGTAGTTGTAACCGATACTTTACAATCTGGATTAACATATGTCAGCTCTACACTAGGTGGAATCTACAACACATTAACACAAACAATAACCTGGAACCTAGCAAGTTTAGCTAGTGGACAACATTTCCTTCCATCATTCACAGCAACTGTGAATACTGGAACACAAGGACAAACCATCACAAACACAGCATCGGCATACAGCGATCAAGTAACAACTCCGGTAATATCAAATCCTGCAGATATAAACGTGAACAAAGCCGTATTATCCATCAGTAAAATATCAGATAAAGCAAAATACAATGTTGGAGACTCAGTTGTCTACAATATAAATGTAACAAACAATGGCCCTGATACAGCCACTAATGTAACCGTAACAGACACATTACCATATGGAATGATCTATGTAAATTCCACAAATGGTGGAATGTGGGATCTTGTTACAAGAACCATTACTTGGACTGTAGGTAACCTTGCAAGTAGTGCTCATTTCATGGCTACCGTCACTGCTACAATTACAGCCTCAGGTGGACAATCCTTGGTGAACACGGCACAGGCCAGTAATGATCAAATGGATTATTCCGTTTCAACAATGTCCAGTATCTATATCAAAAAATGCCAACTTTATGTAAAAGTCATTCCATCCTTTGTCAACACAACAGTAGGAAAAATCTTTACTATTACATACAAAGTGGGTAACAAAGGACCTGATGAGGCAAATAATGTGGTTATGACCTTTGTCATACCTAATGGTTTAGAATTTGTAAGTGCATTCTCTCCAGATAGTGCTCAACCAACTTATGACGCCGCAACCAGAATATTGACCTGGATTATAGGAGATGTGCCTGTTGGAGATCCGATATTAAAATTAAATCTGAAAGCTCTAAAGGTTGGAACCTGTATAGTATCCTCTACATTAGTCAGCAGCACCTATTCTGATCAACCTGTTATTGTATCTGGAGTAACTGTCAATGTTCAAAAGAAAACAAATCCTCATGTCAACCCGGAAAATAACACCATAGGTATGCAAAATACAGGAGCACCTATATTGCCATTGATCTTAGCGGTACTCATGGCAATGGTTGGAATAATACTACCAACAAGGAAAAAATAAAACAGAAAATAGGAAAAACGCAAAAACTTATTTTCTCTAATTTTTTTTTATTTTTTAATATGGCAACCTATCAGAGATAGGAATTATTGAGATATTTGACTAAATTATATTATAAAAATAATATTTGAATATATATTTTATAAACCACTACTTTTTTTTATGGTGAAAATCAATCAGTAATATTAAATCTATTAATAAAAGTAATGGATTATTATCCAAATAATTTAAAAGGCTTAAAAATGAATATAAAAATATTTATACTGAGTTCTGGTGATTATGGTTCCAGAATAATTAACAACATTGCAAACAGAGGATTTGCATCATCCATAGTAGGTTTACATGAATTTTCAGAAGATCTTCCAGAATTTATTGATGATTTTAATAATTACATACCTAAAGATCTACCAGAATGCGATCTTATACTCTCATTAGGACTTAAGGGGGATATAAATATGATATTAACAGAAATAGCCTCTAAAACCGGGGCTAAATCTGCTATAGTAGAGATACATGATCCTGCCCAATTACCCATTGGACTTCAAAGAGAGATAGAGGCCTCTTCAAATGGATTAAAGATAGTTTTTGCCAAACCTTTATGTTCCCTTCAACCAGTTGGTGACAAAATAATAGATGAATTTGCAAAGTATTTTGGAAAACCTGAAATTGAAATTGATGGAGAAAGGTTTGTAAAAAAAATAAATGTTATTAGAGGAGCTCCATGCGGTTCTACATGGTATGTGGCTGAAAAGCTTGAAGGTATCCCATTGGAAGATGCAGAATTAGAATCTGGAAACAAAATCCATAACTACCCATGTATAGCTTCCATGGCCACAGATTCTATTGTAGGTGATACAATATTACATCTTGCAGGCTATAAAATCAAGGAAGCTGTTAAGGAAAGTTTGGGATTTGCAACCAGATCAGCTGTTGTTGATGAGTCATCATGTAGGGGTGGTGAAGATTGCGAACATCTCTGTATTGATATTTGTCCTAATGTTAAAATTGGAGGCAATACCATTACTGTGAATGATAATGGTAAAGCTGTTATTAACTCTGCATCGTGTGGTTGTTGTGAAATATGTATCAGAGAATGTCCTTATGGTGCAATTGAAATAATTGAAGAAAAGATAGATTTATAGAAACTTTTACAGCTAGTGATTATAAAAAAAATGGTGATTAAAAAATGGATGGAAAGGTAATTTTCATTGGAGGAGGTCCTGGTGACCCTGAACTCCTTACATTAAAAGCTTATAATGTAATTAAAAAAGCTGATGTTATTATATACGCGGGATCCCTTGTTAACAGAGATGTTTTAAACTGTGCAAAAAATGATAGTATCATAAAAAACAGTGCATCAATGAACCTGGATGAGATATTGGATCTAATGGAGAAAAGTGTTAAAAATGGTAAATTAGTTGCTCGTGTCCATACAGGAGATCCAGCCATTTATGGTGCTATAGGTGAACAAATAGAAGGTTTGAAAGAGAAGAAGATATCATTTGAAATTATTCCCGGAGTAAGTTCATTTTTTGCTGCTGCAGCAGCTCTTGAAACTGAACTAACACTACCTGAAGTGTCTCAAACAGTTATAATAACAAGACCCGAAGGTAGAACTCCCAAACCATCTGCTGAGGCTATTTCGAAACTTGCTAAACATCAAGCTACTATGTGTATCTTTTTAGGAGTGCAGATGATTGAAGATGTGGTAAATGATCTTTTAACACATTACAAACCAGAAACACCCGCTGCAGTTGTTCAAAAAGCATCATGGCCTGATGAAAAAATTGTTAAGGGAACATTAAATAACATATCTAATAAAGTGCATGAAGCAGGAATTACTAAAACTGCCATGATTGTTGTGGGTGATGTACTTGATACAGAGGGGATCACACCATCCAAACTCTATGACAAGGAGTTCACACATGAATACAGGAAGGGTCAATTAAATTAGAATTAGTTTAATTATATGCTGTTTTATTGATAGCTTTCTTCAGTATTGAAGAAGTTTTTATCCAGTCTAAATAGGATACTGACTTTTTTTCATTATTTCGTATAGTTTTTTTATTGATTAATTCTATAAGAAGCAAATTACAGAATTTGAAGGAGCAATACTATGGCAAAAGATGATTACAACTTGGATAACATGTTAAAGTGTATTTGTTTGTAAAATGTAAAGTTCAAACTTAGAAATACTTATGCTAAGAACAAAACTGAAAAGATTCAAAAAATAGAAGCAATACCTCTCTTTGAACCTAAATAGTTTCCATGACTTTACTGTGCCATGTGTAAAGCAATATGTGAAGATCTAAATTTTAGTGAAACATGCAAACCTCAAGAATAATTGTATTTCCAGTAGTAAATAAAAAAAAAGGAAAATAATTTAACCCCTAATTAAATTGCCACGTAGTTAGGTAATCTTTGATTTGTACTGTAGAAATTCATTAATTTGGAGTACATGTAGATAACCGAATCATAGCGTATGTTACCCAGAGAAGTAGCAATAAAGTTGGGTGCTCTTTTATATGTGTTTATGTATGATCTGATGTTTTCCGCGATTTTAATGTACTCTGTTTTCAGTAGGTTACCGTGGCTAAATGTTCCTTTCGGTGCTGTGGGTGCACCAACTGTTTTCAATGCTATTGCAGCAGAACTGCCGCTGTTAACATTTATAACCGAAGATGTTAAAAGGTATAAAAAGCCAGGCATTGTTATCTGCTGACCAGAAATGGTAACGTACATTGGCAGCTTATCATTATTTTCATAATATGCTCTGACTGTTTTAGCAGCCGTACCAATCTGACTCGGTGTAATGGTATTGGTTGGTGTGTTCTCAACATTAACAGCCCATAATATAAGTTTAGCCACTAAAGTAGGATTTTCTGGGGTTAATTCTGGGTGTGGTCCGCTTAAAACAGATCTTCCACTACCGTAAGTGTCACCAACTATGGCTGCATAACCTGTGTTTGTACCACTTGCATAGTTTGCAAATCTTGTAAAACCACTACCATACATCGCAGGTCCATTGTAGTGGGCCAGGGTTAATGTACCACTGGAACCTAAAAGTTGAGTGGCACTACTGGTCATTGAAACAAGAAGATTTCCTTCGTGATTGAATACTTTTGAGCTGACATGAGGTGTAATTCCCCATCCATTGTAGCTAATGCCACTACCACCAACATACTGGGAACCCGAATATGCCCCGGCACAAATTCCAAGATATCCATGGCCGCTGTAAACAAAATTTTTTATCGCAGAAGAACTGATACTGTTGATATAAATCCTACCACTTGAACCGCCAGGCATTACCAGAAGATCATATTTGGTTAAAACAGATGGAGTAATTATTCCAGACGATGCATAGGTGAACTTATATCCATGAGCAAGGTTGTTAATGTTAGCAGAATTTAAAGCATTTTTCATACCCGTCACACAGCTTGTTATTGCACCTTTTCCATTATATATTAACACTCTTATTGTTTTAGGAGTTGATTGCGTTGAAGTATTGATCTTTAATCCCTGTGTTGCTATGATCTTTTGGAATTCTGTTATGTTTATCTTGCTGGTATCGTAACTCACGTAGGTGGGTAGTCTGTTGTTTGAGTAGTAGAAGTTCTGAGCTCGGGAAATACCATCCTTCATTTGAGCCAATGACAATCTAGATACAGTTAAACTGGATTTATAAAGTGATAAACTATTTCCGGATAAATCTTTAACACTGCCTGTGTGCAGTATTAGATTATATGTAAGTCCTTCGGCTAATGGTGCTTTCGGTGTAATAGTTAATGTATTACCACTGATAGTTTTCATAATGGGTTTAATCTGCCCATAACTATTTTTAAGTTCTATCCATTGGTTTCCATATTTAACAGGTTCACTGAATTGAACACCAATAATTTTATCATTTGTAACAACAGCCTTGTCAACCGGGTCAATAGATGTTACCTCAGGTATTGTATTGTCTGTTGTTCCATTAGTTGCTGCTACAGCATTTACATTCAAAAGTAGTGCCATTCCAAATAATAATAGCACTGATAATAACAATTTTCGCTTAATTTTACCGCCTCCACGTTTGATAAACATCCAAATAACTAAATATTTGAACATTAATCCAACCTAAAATTGAATCACTTGATGATCACTTATATATGTTTTGGTTTTTTTTCCAAAAAAAGGCTATTTTAGGGCTATTTTTTTAATTTAAGACCTTCTAAATTCTTATTTAACTAACAAATTATGGATAAGCTTGTTCAGTTGGTATTTTTAACAAATGGGGTCATTTGAAACAGTATATCCTTTAATCACATTTATTTAATCCGTTTACAAATACTAATTATACATACATCATAAAAAAAACCAGTATAATGGACTTTAAATTAAAATAAAACCCATAATTCGAGTTATTTCTTAATTAAAACAAAATAAACCCTTTATTATTTAAGATGTAGATAGTTGAGACAATACTCCAATTTTTAGACAGTATTTTAAAAAAAAGAAAGAA encodes:
- a CDS encoding right-handed parallel beta-helix repeat-containing protein, which gives rise to MQKKHTIKSQKLIFTLVFTLILLVVAMGAVSAADNPSDNQTSISVNHAIHTETSTYQNKSNKDLSNSTKSANKNVKDPQIWNNGVPVSRGGQPAGYNWGTIQNAINNALPGDTIMLENGVTFSGSGNTQISLTKNLNFDVLDGGTATIDGSGSRWGFIVHSGITATFNNIIFQNMFYILSGGALENDGGTLTVNNCIVKDNQAIIDGGAIYNHNNGNLNVNYCSIYNNRAGAGSGIYTTGSGTVNIANNQIYSNNNGDGTGICVNSGNPNIIGNNIYSNYWRGIYILSGNAAISNNNIHNNGHATRSGDGIHIDGGNPVITGNNIRNNAEDGIHADLFTGSSSNPLQIHYNSIVDNGEWGLHVMNGVYVNAIHNWWGTNAPNYIRQLLDPSHPRDIFEQRLSFSSQRVTWNPYLYLRIMANTPIYNGDTSTVTAYLTTDNNNNIAPGTVPDGTTVNISLTDGPYGSLTLPLTRTTTEGIATILFTANDPNAPHTQTVMATVDHQSVTTGILINPKAHVTMTKTNNGPVYVGQTGTFTVTISNNGPNDATDVTVTDPFITGFTYTPSIGTYDPGTGIWTIGTLANGASATLTITKNPMAPGDVGTIPNTATETQTTFNPTPITPQTSNLIINPVAHVTMTKTGNGPLNVGQTGIFTINIYNNGPNDAENIQVTDPVPSGFVLGSYSIGTYVGNVWTIPLLANGASATLTFNRVMTSDDAGTTKTNTATETQTTYNPTPITPQTATIYINNAVLSIIKTADKESYNVGNSAIYNIDVKNNGPDTATNVVVTDTLQSGLTYVSSTLGGIYNTLTQTITWNLASLASGQHFLPSFTATVNTGTQGQTITNTASAYSDQVTTPVISNPADINVNKAVLSISKISDKAKYNVGDSVVYNINVTNNGPDTATNVTVTDTLPYGMIYVNSTNGGMWDLVTRTITWTVGNLASSAHFMATVTATITASGGQSLVNTAQASNDQMDYSVSTMSSIYIKKCQLYVKVIPSFVNTTVGKIFTITYKVGNKGPDEANNVVMTFVIPNGLEFVSAFSPDSAQPTYDAATRILTWIIGDVPVGDPILKLNLKALKVGTCIVSSTLVSSTYSDQPVIVSGVTVNVQKKTNPHVNPENNTIGMQNTGAPILPLILAVLMAMVGIILPTRKK
- a CDS encoding DUF166 domain-containing protein — its product is MNIKIFILSSGDYGSRIINNIANRGFASSIVGLHEFSEDLPEFIDDFNNYIPKDLPECDLILSLGLKGDINMILTEIASKTGAKSAIVEIHDPAQLPIGLQREIEASSNGLKIVFAKPLCSLQPVGDKIIDEFAKYFGKPEIEIDGERFVKKINVIRGAPCGSTWYVAEKLEGIPLEDAELESGNKIHNYPCIASMATDSIVGDTILHLAGYKIKEAVKESLGFATRSAVVDESSCRGGEDCEHLCIDICPNVKIGGNTITVNDNGKAVINSASCGCCEICIRECPYGAIEIIEEKIDL
- the cobM gene encoding precorrin-4 C(11)-methyltransferase is translated as MDGKVIFIGGGPGDPELLTLKAYNVIKKADVIIYAGSLVNRDVLNCAKNDSIIKNSASMNLDEILDLMEKSVKNGKLVARVHTGDPAIYGAIGEQIEGLKEKKISFEIIPGVSSFFAAAAALETELTLPEVSQTVIITRPEGRTPKPSAEAISKLAKHQATMCIFLGVQMIEDVVNDLLTHYKPETPAAVVQKASWPDEKIVKGTLNNISNKVHEAGITKTAMIVVGDVLDTEGITPSKLYDKEFTHEYRKGQLN
- a CDS encoding pseudomurein-binding repeat-containing protein; protein product: MFKYLVIWMFIKRGGGKIKRKLLLSVLLLFGMALLLNVNAVAATNGTTDNTIPEVTSIDPVDKAVVTNDKIIGVQFSEPVKYGNQWIELKNSYGQIKPIMKTISGNTLTITPKAPLAEGLTYNLILHTGSVKDLSGNSLSLYKSSLTVSRLSLAQMKDGISRAQNFYYSNNRLPTYVSYDTSKINITEFQKIIATQGLKINTSTQSTPKTIRVLIYNGKGAITSCVTGMKNALNSANINNLAHGYKFTYASSGIITPSVLTKYDLLVMPGGSSGRIYINSISSSAIKNFVYSGHGYLGICAGAYSGSQYVGGSGISYNGWGITPHVSSKVFNHEGNLLVSMTSSATQLLGSSGTLTLAHYNGPAMYGSGFTRFANYASGTNTGYAAIVGDTYGSGRSVLSGPHPELTPENPTLVAKLILWAVNVENTPTNTITPSQIGTAAKTVRAYYENNDKLPMYVTISGQQITMPGFLYLLTSSVINVNSGSSAAIALKTVGAPTAPKGTFSHGNLLKTEYIKIAENIRSYINTYKRAPNFIATSLGNIRYDSVIYMYSKLMNFYSTNQRLPNYVAI